The sequence below is a genomic window from Halosolutus gelatinilyticus.
AGCAGAATCACCAGCCGCGTAACTCGCACGAGGTGCGTCTGAGAAACGTTCTCTACGCCTCCACGCCACGGGATGTAGATATCGTTTACGAAGGTGGTCGCCCCGGCGAGCAGCATCGAGTCGGCCCCGCTCATCACCGCTCCGACAGCAGCGGCCAGCAGAATCCCGCCGAGAACAGGATGCATGGCGTTTTGCAGCGTCCAAGCGAACGCCATCGAGGAATCGACCCCGCCCCCCTGTGCATACGCGATCAGCCCCGCGGTAGCGGTCAGGATACCGTAGCCGCTGATGGCGAGACCGGAGAGAAAGACGCCCCGCTTGGCGGTGTCGGCGTCTTTCGCCGACCACGTCCGTTGGAGGAGGTGTTGCTGTGCGCCGGCGACGGTGATATACAGGAGGTACCACGTCCCGATCTGGATGAGTCCCACGCCAAACCAGTCGGTGTGCCCCGACGGGACGCCGTTTGTGACTGCGCTGACGCCGCCAGCGTTTGCGAGCGCAACCGGTATCGCGACAGCCATGCCGACGATGATGATGATCCCGTGGAGCGTATCCGCCCATGCGACCGAATTCATCCCGCCCCAGACGGTGATGCCGACGAAGACGAAGGTGCTCATCCAGAACGCCACGTTAAGCGGGATCTCGGTGACCGTCGCGATGATGGTCGCCATGCCGATCGTCTGGCCCGCTGTCAACGCGATCTGTCCGATCACCGTGGCGATGGCCGCGAAGTATTTCGTAGACGATCCGAAGACACGCCCCAAGAGTTCCGGGACGCTGACGACATTGAACGCGTAGAGATAGCCGATTACCAGCGATATCGTGATCCAGGCGATCCCCTGGGTCATCGCGTACCACTGGGCGCTGATGCCGTCGAGGAACGCCTTCTGTGCGATTCCCATGGTGAGGCCCCCACCGACGAACGTGGCAAAATACGTCATCGTGAAGGGGATCAGACCGAGATTCTTACCCGCGAGCGTAAACTCGACGTAGCTCGCGTCCGCCCCTCGCCCGTACCACCAGGCGATCAAGATCGTGATCACGAAATAGGCGATCATCGCCGCGATTAGCGGATCGATCATTCTCGTATGTACTCATACGACAATGTGCATTATAGCATATGCAGCGTACTATGATACATCTCAAAGATGACTCAGGATACTTCTCGTTCCTGTGAAAGATAATCTCGAAGTGATTGATATTACGAGATGCGAAGACTCCGCGCCCGTTTGATGAATCTAGCTGTCGTATTCGGTGCACCGTTTTCGGTAGATTACCCGACTTCTCGACAGATTATCGGCAGAACACAGGTCAGCATGACATCGAACTCCTCGGCACGGAAGCGACGAAGGTCCCAGGAGAGCGCCCCCGGGTGCGAACGAAGCCGTTTCCTGAGCGATTTATTTCCCGAACGCTCATCTCGCGATGTCGAAGACGTCCCGAGGGTTTTCCCGTACGACCGTCCGGATCGCCTCCTCGTCGATCCCGTACCGATACAGTTCGAAGATGGCCCGTTTCAGCGCGAAGGGATCCGTCCGGAGGACGTTCGCGCAGTCGGTGTCGATCATGATCCGCTCCGGCCCGTACTCGTCGATCGCGTCGGCGACGTCCGCGGCGGTAACGCCGATCAGCCACGAGTGGCCGATGGTGTAACTCAGGTAGCACTCCGTCTCCGCCATGAGGTAGTCGGTGTTGTTCGGATCTGCGTGCGAGGCGACGACACGTTCGTCGTCCAGATCCGCATCGCGCATCGCTTCGACGTCCAGCTTCACCGCTTCGAGGGCCGGATTCTCCGCGTCGATCACCGGCTCCTGGCTCAACTCCGCGTTCTTCTCGTATCCTGGAATCCCCATCCCCGGTCGGTACGTTCGACCCGAGTCGGTGGTCCGGTTCGGGGTATGCAGGATAACCGGCAGGTCGTGATCGTCCGCGAGTTCCATCTGCGCCTGCACGATCGCTCGCTGTTGGTCCACGTCCCAGGCGCTGACGTGCTGGGACGGCGTGACGCCGGTCTCGCCGATCGCCACGACCTCGTCAAGCGCGCAGTAGTCGTCCATCGCGTCGAGCAACTCGTCCGGGTTCTCGATGCGAACGCCCGTATGGATACCGAGGCCGAGTTTGGCCTCGAAGAAGTGGTTGCGTTCGATCGCCGCGCGTCGGTTGATCGCGTCGTCCCAGAGGAAGCGGACGTCCGCCGCCCTGACCGGCTTGTACGGCGTCCAGTGGTAGCCGGAGGCGACCATCACCATCGCCTCACAGCCGGAGAGGGCGTACCGCTCTCGGTCGTCCCAGGAGAGCGTGTGGGCGTGATTGTGGACGTCGATCCAGGGTTGGTTGAGAAGCTCCGTCGGCGGGTCGAACGGTTCGTCGTCGAGGTACGCGGCGTCGGTCGGGCGCTTCGTTGGCGGTGTCGGTGTCATGGGTTCCGTCGGGTTTCACAGCAGCCACCGTGCTGGACGGTGCGCGGTACCGACTGCTCCGTAGTCGCCGGCGACACTTAGTGTTTTACAGCCTGGTAAACTTTATTATGTGGCGAATTAACATGGAACACATGGCGCTGCTGATCGGCACGGACGACGGCCTCTACCGGGTCGAAGACGTCCCGTTCGAACGAGACGAGGCGGAGCCCGTCCTCGATTGCGAGGTGGTGACGGCGGTTAGATCGTGGGACCACATTGACGGCGTGTTCGTCGCGTCGTCAACCGGCGCGTACCGATCGCGCGACGGGGGCGAGACGTGGGCGGACCTCGGCGTTCCGCTGGGAGACCGCTTCTGGCACGCCGGCGAGAGCGAGGTCTGGTCGATCCTGGCGATCGCCGACGGGGCGCTGTACGCCGGAACGAACGATCCGTACGTGTACCGCTCGGTCGACGACGGCGAGACGTGGACCGAACTCAAGGGATTCCGAGACCTTCCGTCTCGGGGGCACTGGGAGTCGCCCATCGATCCGCACTACGCGCGCTTGCGCGCCCTCGAAGCCGTTCCCGGCCGACCGGACCGATTGATCGCCGGCGTTGAAGCCGGCGGCATCCACCTGAGCGAGGACGGCGGCCGGACCTGGATCGATCGTCGGGAGACGATCGTCGACGACGTACACCAGGTTCTTCCGATCTCGGAGGACGTCTGGCTCGCGACGACCGGCTACCTCGATCACAACCTGGAGAATCTCGGCCTCGGGCACGCGGTCGGCGAGGGGGGCCTCTACCGAACGGTGGACGGCGGCGATTCCTGGAATCGGATCGACGACGGAAACGATTTCTCGTACATCAGGCGCGTGTTCGTCCACGACGGGACCGTGTTTTTCTGCGGCGGGGAGGAGGCCCCGCCGGCGTGGGTGAACGACGACCACGAGGCGGCGCTGTTCGAGTCGACGAACTTCGGCCGCGACTTCGAGCGCGTTCCGTATCCCGGAGAGCCCCACGAGATCATCGAAACCTGGGACGTCTACGACGGCGACGTCATCTGCGGCTCCGGACTCTTCGACGTGCCGGACCAGCGCGACGACGTCGAAGGTCGGATCCTGCGCCGGGACGACGACGGCCAGTATCGGACGGTCGGGCGGATCGACGCGAACGTCAGTCGAATCGAGTCGCTCTGATCACATGACCCCGGAATCGACGCACATCGCAACACTGCCCCGGCCGTTTCGACACGATTACACACCATGAGTGACTCGACCTCGTCGAACGATCCCCCGTCCGCCCTCGGTCGAATACTGTACAGCGGAACGCTGGCGTATATGGCCATCGACGGATTCAAGAACAACGAGAAGCGCGTCGAGGTTGCTCGATCGAGCGGGGTCCCGGTCCCCGAACACCTCGTTCCCTTCGTCACTGGAATGCTTTTGGTGGCCAATTTGGGGATTCTGTTCTGGAAATACCCGCGAGCGTCTGCCGGTGCCCTCGTCGTGTTCTTCGTCGGGACGACGCCCGCCATCCACGATTTCTGGACGATGGACGGGAAAGAGCGACAGAGCAACAAGATCAACTTCTTGAAAAATATCGCGCTACTCGGAGGCGCGATTATGCTTCTCGACGAGGCGGCGGACCGGGGAGAGTAGGGCCCCCTCTGGTTAGCGTCTCGGCCGGTAGCGCTTCCAGGTCCCGACTCCGACGGATGTCGATACTGGGAGGTTCGATTCCGGGCATGGGTGATCGCCATCGTTCTTCGGGTAGCCGAAGAGCGGGGCGTCTCGAACGAGGCCACCTACGTTCCGTCGGAGTAGTTCGAGGGCGCTCTTGTGCGACGGAGCCGCGACGAGTTCAATGACCGGTCGTCGCGGTCCTGTCCGCCGCGGAACCGTCACGCGTCCCGACGCTCGTGTAACCGCACGCGAACGTTCTCTTTCGGCTGCAGGGTTGCGGCGGCCGTCACCTCGGGATTCGGATCGCTTAGCAGTTCGAACCGCCGAGAGAGCGTCGCGAGCACGAGTTTCATCTCGAGCGTGGCGAAGCGCATTCCGATGCAATGTCGCGGTCCGCCGCCGAACGGGAAGTAGGCGTATTCCGGCCGATCGGCCTCGCGATCGTCGGCCCAGCGGTCGGGCCGGAACGCGTCGGGATCGTCGTAGAACCGCTCGTCCGCGTGGAGGCGGAACTGCGGGAGGGCCAGGATCGTCCCTTCGGGAATCTGGTAACCGCCGACCACGGCGTCCTCGGTCGCTCGCCGAAACATGATGAACACCGGCGGGTACAGGCGCATCGC
It includes:
- a CDS encoding DoxX family protein, encoding MSDSTSSNDPPSALGRILYSGTLAYMAIDGFKNNEKRVEVARSSGVPVPEHLVPFVTGMLLVANLGILFWKYPRASAGALVVFFVGTTPAIHDFWTMDGKERQSNKINFLKNIALLGGAIMLLDEAADRGE
- a CDS encoding sodium:solute symporter family protein — encoded protein: MIDPLIAAMIAYFVITILIAWWYGRGADASYVEFTLAGKNLGLIPFTMTYFATFVGGGLTMGIAQKAFLDGISAQWYAMTQGIAWITISLVIGYLYAFNVVSVPELLGRVFGSSTKYFAAIATVIGQIALTAGQTIGMATIIATVTEIPLNVAFWMSTFVFVGITVWGGMNSVAWADTLHGIIIIVGMAVAIPVALANAGGVSAVTNGVPSGHTDWFGVGLIQIGTWYLLYITVAGAQQHLLQRTWSAKDADTAKRGVFLSGLAISGYGILTATAGLIAYAQGGGVDSSMAFAWTLQNAMHPVLGGILLAAAVGAVMSGADSMLLAGATTFVNDIYIPWRGGVENVSQTHLVRVTRLVILLFGIGAAVIALSGVEIVVIDNLGMGVMSVLFAGVLALFWQHTDRRAGFPGFLVGGTVFVIWRFLLGEPEFFGEGSVEAAVPGTLAALITIAVLSYTRFGSETFTVEEIRRAATRDMNRLTQRDLLASDTDVDAPSTDD
- a CDS encoding TatD family hydrolase; translated protein: MTPTPPTKRPTDAAYLDDEPFDPPTELLNQPWIDVHNHAHTLSWDDRERYALSGCEAMVMVASGYHWTPYKPVRAADVRFLWDDAINRRAAIERNHFFEAKLGLGIHTGVRIENPDELLDAMDDYCALDEVVAIGETGVTPSQHVSAWDVDQQRAIVQAQMELADDHDLPVILHTPNRTTDSGRTYRPGMGIPGYEKNAELSQEPVIDAENPALEAVKLDVEAMRDADLDDERVVASHADPNNTDYLMAETECYLSYTIGHSWLIGVTAADVADAIDEYGPERIMIDTDCANVLRTDPFALKRAIFELYRYGIDEEAIRTVVRENPRDVFDIAR
- a CDS encoding WD40/YVTN/BNR-like repeat-containing protein, with amino-acid sequence MALLIGTDDGLYRVEDVPFERDEAEPVLDCEVVTAVRSWDHIDGVFVASSTGAYRSRDGGETWADLGVPLGDRFWHAGESEVWSILAIADGALYAGTNDPYVYRSVDDGETWTELKGFRDLPSRGHWESPIDPHYARLRALEAVPGRPDRLIAGVEAGGIHLSEDGGRTWIDRRETIVDDVHQVLPISEDVWLATTGYLDHNLENLGLGHAVGEGGLYRTVDGGDSWNRIDDGNDFSYIRRVFVHDGTVFFCGGEEAPPAWVNDDHEAALFESTNFGRDFERVPYPGEPHEIIETWDVYDGDVICGSGLFDVPDQRDDVEGRILRRDDDGQYRTVGRIDANVSRIESL
- a CDS encoding cytochrome P450, coding for MDGDRPGIEHVPRLECTERVIKEAMRLYPPVFIMFRRATEDAVVGGYQIPEGTILALPQFRLHADERFYDDPDAFRPDRWADDREADRPEYAYFPFGGGPRHCIGMRFATLEMKLVLATLSRRFELLSDPNPEVTAAATLQPKENVRVRLHERRDA